From Haloarcula sp. CBA1127, a single genomic window includes:
- a CDS encoding DUF106 domain-containing protein: MARTAPKVERLAEDGEAMTDALSTVLAAAEENGTVTWGDVSDDLTSGEWGRLIESGLLIDADGEGFVIDDPDGVREALEESDAAPSDDDEGSGWSKWDKLAGLGTLGLFAGYSLTSVRDVIAGGVIDIVLGPLNDMLPFYVVILVLAIITGTTSTILQDNLMDMSGMGDHQEKMEDLKERRKAAKERDDQEALDRLEEEQMELMTDQMGMFKQQFRPMVWIMLVNIPLFLWLYWIVFGAGVDASPVITLPIFGEVEAWSNSVAGPVQAWIVWYFLCSLSFTQIIRKALNVETTPTG, from the coding sequence ATGGCACGTACCGCGCCGAAGGTAGAACGACTCGCCGAAGACGGCGAGGCAATGACTGATGCGCTCTCGACGGTGCTCGCTGCGGCCGAAGAGAACGGGACCGTCACCTGGGGCGACGTGAGCGACGACCTCACGAGCGGCGAGTGGGGCCGGCTCATCGAGTCCGGCCTGCTCATCGACGCCGATGGCGAGGGGTTCGTTATCGACGACCCTGATGGCGTCCGTGAGGCGCTCGAAGAGTCCGACGCGGCCCCGAGCGATGATGACGAGGGCAGCGGCTGGTCGAAATGGGACAAGCTCGCCGGCCTCGGGACGCTCGGCCTGTTTGCCGGCTACTCCCTGACTTCAGTCCGGGACGTTATCGCAGGCGGCGTCATCGACATCGTCCTCGGGCCGCTCAACGACATGCTGCCGTTTTACGTCGTTATCCTGGTGCTTGCGATTATCACCGGGACCACCTCGACGATTCTGCAGGACAACCTCATGGACATGTCGGGGATGGGCGACCACCAGGAGAAGATGGAGGACCTGAAAGAGCGCCGCAAAGCCGCAAAGGAACGCGACGATCAAGAAGCGCTTGACCGCCTCGAAGAGGAGCAGATGGAGCTGATGACCGACCAGATGGGGATGTTCAAACAGCAGTTCCGCCCGATGGTGTGGATCATGCTGGTCAACATCCCGCTGTTCCTCTGGCTCTACTGGATTGTCTTCGGAGCCGGCGTCGACGCGAGCCCGGTGATTACGCTCCCCATCTTCGGCGAGGTCGAAGCGTGGAGCAACAGCGTCGCCGGCCCGGTCCAGGCGTGGATTGTCTGGTACTTCCTGTGCTCGCTGTCGTTCACCCAGATCATCCGGAAGGCGCTCAACGTCGAGACGACGCCGACTGGGTAG